A part of Desulfobacter sp. genomic DNA contains:
- a CDS encoding U32 family peptidase — protein MADTVYKPELLAPAGNFEKLEIAIHYGADAVYLAGKDFSLRNFSGNFTGEELVEAVKYAHSKQVKVYLACNIYSRNHEQDRIRSFLENAGNIGPDALIISDPGILMAAREIIPHIDIHLSTQSNTTNYNTALFWQNLGVKRVNLARELSLQEIKGIIQHTDIETETFIHGAMCVSYSGRCLLSTVMSKRDSNRGLCSHPCRWKYSVVEEIRPNEFHPLMEDDRGSYIFNSKDMCMIEHIPQLVDAGITSLKIEGRMKGVNYLASVVKTYRNAIDSYTADPGRYQIRPEWRSELYQVYHRAYCTGFYFGHPDDEPGKTLNRTNVHEGKIHSFIGKVLSCRDENKCLVEIRNKLSAGDTIEVLGPDGPAVISQISSLTDESGNPIENAQPNTRAILHINQAVRPRDIVRKI, from the coding sequence ATGGCAGATACCGTATACAAGCCCGAGCTGCTGGCTCCGGCCGGAAATTTTGAAAAACTTGAAATAGCAATCCATTACGGTGCAGATGCCGTATACCTGGCCGGAAAAGATTTCAGTCTGAGGAATTTTTCCGGTAACTTTACCGGGGAAGAGCTTGTGGAGGCCGTCAAATATGCCCATTCCAAACAGGTAAAGGTATACTTGGCCTGCAATATTTATTCCCGAAACCATGAACAGGATCGCATCAGATCCTTCCTGGAAAACGCCGGCAACATAGGGCCCGATGCCCTCATTATCTCAGATCCTGGCATTCTCATGGCCGCAAGGGAAATCATTCCGCATATTGACATCCATCTGAGCACCCAGTCCAATACCACCAATTACAATACAGCCCTCTTCTGGCAGAACCTGGGTGTGAAACGGGTTAACCTGGCCAGGGAGCTTTCCCTCCAAGAAATTAAAGGCATTATTCAGCACACCGATATCGAAACCGAAACCTTTATCCACGGTGCCATGTGTGTCTCCTATTCCGGCCGGTGCCTTCTGAGTACAGTGATGAGCAAGCGGGACAGCAACCGGGGATTGTGCAGTCACCCCTGCAGATGGAAGTACTCTGTGGTGGAAGAGATACGGCCCAACGAATTCCACCCCCTCATGGAAGATGACCGAGGATCATATATCTTTAACTCAAAGGATATGTGCATGATTGAGCACATCCCCCAGCTTGTTGACGCGGGCATCACCTCACTCAAAATTGAAGGACGAATGAAAGGGGTCAACTACCTGGCCTCGGTTGTTAAAACATATCGCAACGCCATTGACTCTTACACAGCCGACCCCGGCCGCTACCAGATCCGCCCGGAATGGCGGTCAGAGCTTTACCAGGTATACCACCGGGCCTACTGCACCGGATTTTACTTCGGCCACCCGGATGACGAACCTGGAAAGACCCTTAACCGCACCAATGTCCATGAAGGAAAAATCCACAGTTTCATCGGAAAAGTTCTTTCTTGCCGCGACGAAAATAAATGCCTTGTTGAAATCAGAAATAAGCTCAGCGCAGGTGACACCATAGAAGTCCTTGGTCCTGACGGTCCAGCTGTGATATCGCAGATTTCATCATTAACCGATGAAAGCGGAAACCCCATTGAAAATGCCCAGCCGAACACCCGGGCGATTTTACACATAAATCAAGCGGTTCGACCCAGGGATATCGTCCGAAAAATATAG
- a CDS encoding LysM peptidoglycan-binding domain-containing protein, with protein MNISRLTLAFIIVIFLTGCQQTQTMKTKPVDNKTFTAATLNSRHKGAQTPHQCTDQNQDQVNQAAPITTDSSDNKKQGNTIDNEIAEKDPGQKRIDQALELCTFAQEMWEEGNLEEAISNLDSAYYLILEIDHHASPELSQQKEDIRYLISKRILEIYASRQIVVTGKHEAIPIPMNNHVKSEIKRLTGPEKRFFIQAMERAAMYRPFIVQELKKAGLPEEISWLPLIESGFKIRALSPARALGLWQFIPSTGHKFGLSRNYYIDERMDPEKSTRAAIAYLKELHNLFGDWATVLAAYNCGEFRVLRTIRRQKINYLDNFWDLYQNLPRETARYVPRFLATIHIVNNLEKYNITLKAPKSPIAYKTFNIKKQVRLRDIAKEIGVSATTLKTLNPELRHALLPPETYPIKIPVAQTEVFLAKLDQIKTTYTPPPMYVYHRVRRGDTLSAIARKYKTSVRRIANCNKIKKNRIIAGKVLKIPTRNYPTGHTASGKITQAIPPGKSVKYKVRRGDNLWIIAKKFSVTTKQIMAQNGLRNTTLHIGQTLTISSSKLKSSTIKGTGTYQVKSGDSPFIIAQKHNMTLRRLLALNHLNKTSKIYPGQQLIVE; from the coding sequence ATGAATATTAGCAGACTTACCCTGGCTTTCATCATCGTTATTTTTCTCACCGGTTGCCAGCAGACCCAGACAATGAAGACTAAGCCCGTAGACAATAAAACCTTTACTGCGGCCACACTTAATTCACGACACAAAGGTGCACAGACTCCGCACCAATGCACGGACCAAAACCAAGACCAGGTTAATCAAGCGGCGCCGATTACAACTGATTCATCTGATAATAAAAAACAGGGCAACACCATTGATAATGAGATAGCCGAAAAGGACCCCGGCCAGAAACGAATCGATCAGGCACTGGAACTATGCACCTTTGCCCAGGAAATGTGGGAAGAGGGCAACCTGGAAGAAGCCATCTCCAATCTTGATTCAGCCTACTACCTCATTCTGGAAATAGACCATCACGCCTCCCCTGAACTCAGCCAGCAGAAGGAAGACATACGCTATCTTATTTCAAAACGGATTCTTGAAATCTATGCCTCCAGACAGATCGTGGTTACCGGAAAGCACGAAGCCATTCCCATTCCCATGAATAACCATGTAAAGAGTGAAATCAAACGCCTTACCGGACCTGAAAAAAGATTTTTCATTCAGGCCATGGAGCGTGCGGCCATGTACAGGCCATTCATTGTTCAAGAACTCAAAAAGGCTGGCCTGCCAGAAGAGATTTCTTGGCTTCCCTTGATTGAAAGCGGATTCAAAATAAGGGCCCTGTCTCCCGCCAGGGCACTTGGGCTCTGGCAATTTATCCCATCCACCGGTCATAAATTCGGCCTTAGCCGAAATTATTATATTGATGAAAGAATGGACCCTGAAAAGTCCACGCGGGCCGCAATTGCCTATCTCAAGGAACTCCATAATCTTTTCGGCGACTGGGCAACTGTTTTAGCGGCCTATAACTGCGGCGAATTCAGAGTTCTGAGAACCATCCGCCGACAAAAAATCAACTACCTTGACAACTTTTGGGACCTTTACCAGAATCTCCCCAGGGAAACCGCAAGATACGTCCCAAGATTTCTTGCCACCATTCACATTGTCAACAACCTTGAAAAATACAATATCACCCTCAAGGCCCCCAAGTCTCCCATCGCCTACAAAACCTTTAATATAAAAAAGCAAGTCCGCCTCAGGGATATTGCCAAAGAGATCGGGGTCAGTGCGACCACGCTCAAGACCTTAAATCCGGAATTGCGGCATGCGCTGCTCCCCCCGGAAACCTATCCAATAAAAATACCTGTGGCCCAGACAGAGGTTTTCCTGGCAAAACTGGATCAGATAAAAACGACCTACACCCCGCCCCCCATGTATGTTTACCACCGGGTCAGGCGAGGCGACACACTTTCAGCCATTGCAAGAAAATACAAAACCTCTGTCAGGCGCATCGCGAACTGCAACAAAATAAAGAAAAACCGCATTATTGCAGGTAAAGTCCTAAAAATACCAACCAGAAACTACCCCACCGGCCATACAGCTTCAGGAAAAATTACCCAGGCTATCCCACCCGGGAAATCCGTTAAATACAAAGTCCGGCGGGGTGACAACCTTTGGATAATTGCCAAAAAATTCTCAGTAACCACCAAGCAGATTATGGCTCAAAACGGCTTGAGAAACACAACCCTTCACATCGGACAAACCCTGACCATATCCTCGTCTAAGCTTAAAAGCTCAACCATTAAAGGAACCGGCACTTACCAGGTCAAATCAGGGGACAGCCCCTTCATTATAGCGCAAAAGCATAATATGACATTAAGAAGACTTCTGGCCCTGAACCATCTGAATAAAACCAGTAAAATCTATCCCGGACAGCAATTGATCGTTGAATAG